In the genome of Paenibacillus pabuli, one region contains:
- a CDS encoding asparagine synthase-related protein, which yields MSAIAGIVHTDGQQALWEDSWRLYASLGHIPADTTGVWKGNEAFLSCHAQWITPESVSEQLPLHDEVSGLTITSDAILDNREQLADQLSISRAELAGLSDSELILRAYQRWDEHMAEKLLGDFAFAIWDDRKRRLFAARDITGMRSFYFRHDGERFAFCTLMNPLLQLEGVHKELNEIWLSEFLAIPDMHDSADIHSTVYRGVSQLPPAHTLSFRDGRLEQKQYHRWDEVEPLRLKSDGEYVEAFREVFGQAVGSRLRTHRQVAAALSGGLDSGAVVGYASGTLRSQGKTLNAYSYVPVSDFTDYTSKTLLADERPFIQSTVNHVGNIKENYLDFEGRNPLSEVDTWLDIMEMPYKYFENSFWIRGFYEKASQQDAGILLTGARGNFTVSWGPALDYYASLLKSGRWFRWLREMQQYSERTGMKFSQIAKITGRKAYPELFKSMAKGAAQAASVQLIHPEFAQRTGVLERLKSIIVLQGGAQADALKVRAEKFNNLAIANKNGAVATKCSLRYRAWERDPTSDARVIRFCLSVPIEQYVNQGTDRALIRRATSPELPDKVRLNQRVRGVQPADWLHRMIPNWGDFTAELRALCSDSRVAGILNTERIKSALANFPNPRPELASHPDLRLMMHSLIVYRFIRKF from the coding sequence ATGAGCGCGATAGCAGGAATTGTTCACACCGATGGTCAGCAAGCGTTATGGGAGGACAGTTGGCGCCTATATGCCAGTCTGGGACACATCCCGGCAGATACAACGGGAGTCTGGAAAGGCAACGAAGCTTTTCTGAGCTGCCATGCCCAGTGGATTACTCCAGAATCGGTTAGCGAGCAATTGCCCTTACATGATGAAGTGAGCGGTCTGACCATCACGTCGGATGCCATTTTGGATAATCGGGAACAGCTGGCAGATCAACTGTCCATATCGAGAGCGGAGTTAGCAGGATTGTCGGATAGTGAACTGATATTGCGAGCCTATCAGCGGTGGGATGAACATATGGCCGAGAAGCTGCTTGGTGATTTCGCCTTCGCAATCTGGGATGATCGCAAGCGCAGACTCTTCGCAGCGAGAGATATTACTGGCATGAGATCCTTTTATTTTCGACATGATGGCGAGCGGTTTGCCTTCTGTACCTTAATGAATCCGTTGCTACAATTGGAGGGCGTACATAAAGAACTGAATGAAATTTGGTTATCCGAATTTCTTGCCATTCCTGATATGCATGACTCCGCAGATATTCATTCTACCGTCTATCGCGGAGTGAGCCAGCTGCCTCCTGCCCATACCCTCAGCTTCAGAGATGGAAGGCTGGAACAAAAACAATACCATCGCTGGGATGAAGTGGAGCCTTTAAGACTCAAGTCCGACGGGGAATATGTAGAAGCTTTCCGTGAGGTATTTGGTCAAGCTGTTGGATCGCGTTTGCGAACGCACCGGCAGGTGGCTGCTGCTTTAAGTGGAGGGCTGGATTCTGGAGCTGTGGTTGGATATGCCTCAGGAACACTGCGTAGTCAAGGGAAAACATTAAATGCGTACAGCTACGTTCCGGTGTCTGATTTTACGGATTACACATCCAAAACACTGTTAGCAGATGAACGCCCGTTTATCCAGTCTACGGTTAATCATGTCGGTAATATCAAGGAGAATTATCTTGATTTTGAGGGTAGAAACCCACTTAGTGAAGTGGACACCTGGCTTGATATTATGGAAATGCCTTATAAATACTTTGAGAATTCATTCTGGATTCGTGGTTTTTATGAAAAAGCGAGCCAGCAGGATGCAGGCATTCTATTGACTGGAGCGCGGGGCAACTTCACGGTCTCCTGGGGCCCAGCACTGGATTATTACGCGAGTTTGCTAAAAAGCGGACGTTGGTTCCGGTGGCTCCGGGAAATGCAGCAGTACAGTGAACGTACCGGGATGAAGTTCTCGCAAATTGCCAAAATTACGGGCCGTAAAGCTTATCCGGAATTGTTCAAATCCATGGCAAAGGGAGCTGCCCAAGCTGCATCGGTGCAATTAATTCATCCAGAGTTTGCTCAGCGAACAGGTGTATTGGAACGGCTCAAATCCATTATCGTTCTGCAAGGCGGTGCGCAGGCGGATGCGCTCAAAGTACGGGCAGAGAAATTCAATAACCTGGCCATTGCGAACAAAAATGGTGCTGTCGCAACGAAATGCTCTCTTCGTTATCGGGCATGGGAGCGTGATCCTACGAGTGACGCCAGAGTGATCCGTTTCTGTCTGTCCGTACCGATTGAACAATATGTTAATCAAGGGACGGATCGTGCTTTGATTCGGCGAGCTACATCACCTGAGCTGCCTGACAAAGTTAGGTTAAACCAGCGAGTGCGTGGTGTTCAGCCCGCGGATTGGTTGCACCGCATGATTCCCAATTGGGGCGATTTTACTGCCGAATTGCGTGCGTTATGTTCTGACAGCCGGGTCGCTGGCATATTGAACACAGAGCGAATCAAGTCCGCACTTGCTAATTTTCCAAACCCTCGGCCGGAGCTTGCTTCCCACCCCGACTTGCGGTTGATGATGCATAGCCTGATCGTGTATCGATTCATTCGAAAGTTCTGA
- a CDS encoding paeninodin family lasso peptide has protein sequence MQLEKKEWQAPALEVLEVNQTMAGTGYRQIDWVTVHDADLYNPSTS, from the coding sequence ATGCAATTGGAAAAAAAGGAATGGCAAGCACCAGCACTGGAAGTGTTGGAAGTGAACCAAACCATGGCGGGAACAGGTTACAGACAAATTGACTGGGTAACTGTTCACGATGCTGACCTTTACAATCCGTCTACTTCCTAA
- a CDS encoding HPr kinase/phosphorylase, with protein MLPVQYEAYGLRWMSQFPLPELQIVQGGADVDTATVDVYIQVADLKTRWNEWDVGRDNFVARDGSLFFRIEDIGLFFMEQGNRIIVSPEPGADNKKVRLFILGTCMAVIMMQRSILPLHGSAVVIDGWAYAFVGHSGAGKSTLSAALASRGYPLLTDDVVALTWDAGGRAIVSPGYPQQKLWQPSLDGFGMKQQDYATVHAEITKYAIPVQHYFHDRCVPLAAVFELDPKPEEVQMPVQLMEVAGLERLHMLCSHTFRSGLVSRQGLAQWLFETVSRLSASIEVFRITRSGPDFTAFEMADRIIDHVRKGVYTGNDNN; from the coding sequence TTGTTGCCTGTGCAGTATGAAGCTTATGGCTTGCGTTGGATGAGCCAATTTCCATTGCCCGAACTCCAAATCGTACAAGGCGGTGCAGATGTAGATACCGCCACTGTAGATGTATACATCCAGGTAGCGGATTTAAAAACACGTTGGAACGAGTGGGACGTGGGGAGAGACAACTTTGTTGCCCGGGATGGAAGTCTTTTTTTTCGGATTGAAGATATCGGTCTTTTTTTTATGGAACAGGGAAATAGAATCATAGTATCTCCTGAACCGGGAGCTGACAATAAAAAGGTACGATTATTTATTCTGGGCACATGTATGGCCGTCATTATGATGCAGCGCAGCATTTTGCCTCTACATGGAAGCGCAGTAGTCATTGATGGCTGGGCATATGCATTTGTAGGACATTCAGGTGCAGGCAAATCCACATTGTCCGCAGCACTTGCTTCGCGTGGTTATCCCCTCTTGACGGATGATGTTGTGGCACTGACGTGGGATGCAGGCGGTAGAGCGATTGTATCGCCCGGGTATCCGCAGCAAAAGTTGTGGCAGCCCAGCTTGGACGGATTCGGCATGAAGCAGCAGGATTATGCGACGGTTCATGCAGAGATTACGAAATACGCGATTCCTGTCCAGCACTATTTTCATGATAGATGTGTTCCGCTTGCTGCTGTATTTGAGCTTGATCCAAAGCCGGAGGAAGTACAAATGCCCGTTCAACTGATGGAAGTTGCCGGGTTGGAACGCTTGCATATGCTTTGTTCTCATACCTTCCGTAGTGGGCTTGTCTCCAGACAAGGTTTGGCGCAGTGGTTATTTGAGACGGTTTCACGTTTGTCCGCAAGTATCGAAGTCTTCAGAATCACAAGATCAGGACCTGATTTTACTGCTTTTGAGATGGCAGACCGGATTATCGATCATGTACGCAAAGGAGTGTATACAGGAAATGACAACAACTAA
- a CDS encoding lasso peptide biosynthesis PqqD family chaperone — MTTTKSMNGEDRVMRKEGNLVSDMGGEKVMMSIHTGKYYNLGSTGGRIWDLLSEEQTLAALVEVLASEYDIEPAVCQDQVVQFLDHLTQEGLIEVTRGE, encoded by the coding sequence ATGACAACAACTAAATCAATGAATGGCGAAGATCGTGTAATGCGCAAGGAAGGCAACCTGGTCAGTGATATGGGCGGAGAGAAAGTCATGATGAGCATTCATACCGGAAAGTATTATAACCTGGGCAGCACCGGTGGACGCATCTGGGATCTGCTGAGTGAGGAGCAAACGTTGGCTGCGTTGGTAGAGGTGTTAGCCTCTGAATATGATATTGAACCAGCAGTATGCCAAGATCAGGTTGTCCAATTTCTGGATCATCTGACACAAGAAGGTCTGATTGAAGTTACCCGCGGAGAATAA
- a CDS encoding lasso peptide biosynthesis B2 protein: MLRKIKAYFSLPREIRGLVWEAYIHLGWARILKAKPFAKIAPGLGTPMYETPMSGLQRNEVKTIRNISKAILVASKYTLWESRCLVMAIAAMKMLEHRKIDSTLYMGTARNENGQMMAHAWLRSGKLIVTGADTMDQYTVVGVFGKRCPEKGSGEIVYDT, encoded by the coding sequence ATGTTGCGTAAAATAAAAGCTTATTTCTCGTTGCCACGTGAAATTCGTGGATTGGTGTGGGAGGCTTACATCCATCTTGGATGGGCACGAATCCTGAAGGCGAAGCCCTTTGCCAAGATTGCTCCAGGTTTGGGCACACCAATGTACGAAACGCCGATGAGTGGACTTCAAAGAAATGAAGTGAAGACGATACGAAATATTTCCAAAGCCATACTGGTGGCCAGCAAATACACCTTATGGGAAAGCCGTTGTCTGGTGATGGCTATAGCCGCGATGAAGATGCTGGAGCATCGTAAAATTGACAGTACTCTATATATGGGAACTGCACGGAATGAAAATGGACAAATGATGGCTCATGCCTGGCTGCGAAGTGGGAAATTAATCGTGACCGGAGCTGATACTATGGACCAATATACGGTTGTCGGTGTGTTTGGCAAGCGGTGTCCTGAGAAGGGATCTGGGGAGATTGTCTATGACACATGA
- a CDS encoding nucleotidyltransferase domain-containing protein → MTHELDYYTTNFPQELKLILSMIRGEFTDLTSEDVKTQLQGTDWQLFLRLVYHHRLYSVLYLKIKDLNSAIIPAFVVENLRQQYTSNTFRMLHLTAEMEQVCGALRERGIRNITLKGPALAHDLYGDISLRTSKDLDILIPFDDVETAEEILESLGYESKEGKRTPTVASWKWREHHICYKHPIKRTQVEIHWRLNPDSGRETDFELLWKRSRFSNYTQTPVRMLEREDLWAYLVTHGARHGWFRLRWLLDIDQMIRSMPLDVKKVERRLKAEGRLSIGSQALHLASVLLDTPINNSYLALLSLHKRQGEKLARHGVVFMNEMIETPAAVKSYRSYLFALRSTRQKLFFFIERLYPSTWDVDQLPLPRSLHFLYFPLRPFLWFWRRIKRNTMTERG, encoded by the coding sequence ATGACACATGAACTTGATTACTATACAACCAATTTTCCGCAAGAGCTTAAGCTGATTTTGAGCATGATTAGAGGTGAATTCACAGATTTAACCTCCGAGGATGTCAAAACGCAATTGCAGGGAACAGACTGGCAGCTCTTTTTGCGGCTTGTCTATCATCATCGCTTGTATTCTGTTCTCTATCTGAAAATAAAAGATTTGAATTCAGCGATCATTCCCGCTTTTGTTGTGGAAAACCTGAGACAGCAATATACGTCGAATACATTCCGCATGTTGCATCTGACTGCCGAGATGGAGCAGGTTTGTGGTGCATTACGCGAACGAGGCATTCGCAATATTACGCTCAAAGGGCCCGCGTTGGCACATGATCTATATGGAGATATATCCTTACGGACCTCTAAAGATCTGGACATTCTTATCCCTTTTGATGATGTGGAGACCGCAGAAGAGATCCTTGAATCACTTGGTTATGAATCGAAGGAAGGGAAGAGAACACCAACCGTTGCCAGCTGGAAATGGCGGGAACATCATATCTGTTACAAACATCCGATCAAAAGAACCCAAGTGGAGATCCATTGGCGGCTTAATCCGGATTCCGGAAGAGAAACGGATTTTGAATTATTGTGGAAACGCAGCCGATTCAGCAACTATACCCAGACGCCTGTCCGTATGCTGGAAAGGGAGGATCTGTGGGCATATTTGGTGACACATGGCGCAAGACACGGTTGGTTCAGACTGCGTTGGTTATTGGATATCGATCAGATGATTCGCAGTATGCCCTTGGACGTCAAAAAAGTGGAGCGGCGTCTGAAAGCAGAAGGCAGATTATCCATCGGTTCACAAGCTCTTCATCTGGCTTCTGTACTGCTGGATACCCCTATAAATAACAGTTACCTTGCTTTATTATCCTTGCACAAACGTCAGGGAGAGAAATTAGCCAGACACGGTGTAGTGTTCATGAATGAAATGATTGAGACCCCGGCAGCTGTGAAGAGTTATCGTTCCTATTTGTTTGCACTGCGAAGCACAAGGCAGAAGCTGTTTTTCTTCATTGAACGTTTGTATCCGAGTACCTGGGATGTTGATCAACTACCGCTTCCGCGTTCATTGCATTTTTTGTATTTTCCGTTACGTCCGTTTCTCTGGTTCTGGCGGCGAATCAAAAGGAACACGATGACGGAGAGGGGATAA
- a CDS encoding ABC transporter ATP-binding protein — protein sequence MISELQFFMRKLHRVTGPVLYWNLLGMICISLMEGIGIYMLVPMLSLIGVFEMGSTSLHLPWLSEFLNRFPENGRLLLVLLTFVLIVSGQAWLQRLQTIRNTRIQQQFVRTLRMETYRAIIMAQWSFFLQKRKSDFNHILTTELARVSQGTNIMLQMAASLIFTGIQIGLAFWLSAKLTTLVLVCGLVLFIVLRKFVKRAKQIGDQTSEYSQSYYNGITEHFNGIKDIKSNMLEKSHISWFERMCGRIEQNVIQFSQLNSGTQLIHRVSAAVIIAAFIYLSLHVLAVPPASLLLIILIFSRLWPRFTSIQSNLEYMSSMLPAFQIVRELQTETEKSREISEKAVHAGEPYDQELMVPGPRSVRMRAQVKTDEQDDGDVRHIEPLELKESIECQQVNYRYEGSDTYSLFEAYASIPARGMTAIVGKSGAGKSTMIDLIMGLIRPESGQILVDGVPLTENRLLAWRSSIGYVSQDPFLFHTSIRENLRLVDPNASEEQMWHALQFSSSAGFVRKLPQGLDTIIGDRGIRLSGGERQRLVLARAMLRNPSVLVLDEATSALDSENEQHIHEALERLKGHVTVIVIAHRLSTIRTADRVIVLDEGRVIQQGGFQQLSTDPVGTFSKLLNMQAGVVGQ from the coding sequence ATGATATCGGAATTGCAATTCTTTATGCGCAAGCTGCATCGAGTAACGGGCCCAGTGTTGTATTGGAACCTGCTGGGCATGATCTGTATCAGTCTGATGGAAGGAATCGGCATATATATGCTCGTTCCGATGTTAAGTCTCATTGGTGTTTTTGAAATGGGATCAACAAGTCTGCACTTACCCTGGCTATCCGAATTTTTGAATCGTTTTCCGGAAAATGGCCGGCTACTGCTGGTGCTGCTGACTTTTGTCCTCATTGTCTCAGGACAGGCGTGGCTTCAACGTCTTCAGACGATTCGCAACACTCGAATTCAGCAGCAATTCGTTCGAACGCTGCGCATGGAAACCTATCGTGCCATCATTATGGCACAGTGGTCTTTTTTTCTCCAAAAACGAAAATCCGATTTTAATCATATATTAACGACCGAGCTTGCCCGAGTTAGTCAGGGAACGAACATTATGCTGCAAATGGCGGCTTCCTTGATCTTCACCGGCATTCAGATTGGCTTGGCCTTCTGGCTGTCTGCCAAATTAACCACCCTTGTCCTGGTCTGCGGATTGGTATTATTTATTGTCTTGAGAAAATTCGTGAAACGGGCAAAACAGATTGGGGACCAGACATCAGAATATTCCCAGAGCTATTATAATGGTATTACAGAGCACTTTAACGGAATCAAGGATATTAAGAGCAATATGCTCGAAAAATCACATATTAGCTGGTTTGAGCGTATGTGTGGACGGATTGAACAAAACGTGATTCAGTTCAGCCAGTTGAACAGTGGCACACAATTGATTCATCGAGTATCGGCGGCTGTCATTATTGCTGCTTTTATCTATTTATCCCTGCATGTTCTCGCTGTACCTCCGGCAAGTTTGTTGCTCATCATTCTGATTTTTTCACGGTTGTGGCCGCGATTCACGTCCATTCAGTCCAATCTGGAGTATATGAGTTCGATGCTGCCCGCGTTTCAGATTGTGAGAGAGTTACAGACCGAGACGGAGAAAAGCCGTGAGATTAGTGAAAAAGCAGTTCATGCTGGTGAACCATATGATCAGGAATTAATGGTTCCCGGTCCGCGTTCGGTTAGAATGAGGGCTCAGGTTAAGACGGATGAGCAGGACGATGGCGATGTGCGACACATTGAACCCTTGGAGCTTAAGGAGTCTATCGAGTGTCAGCAAGTCAATTATCGCTACGAAGGCAGCGATACCTACTCGTTATTTGAAGCGTATGCATCCATCCCTGCGAGAGGCATGACGGCCATTGTAGGCAAATCGGGTGCTGGGAAGAGCACGATGATAGATCTGATTATGGGACTCATTCGTCCGGAAAGCGGTCAGATTTTGGTGGATGGTGTGCCGTTAACCGAAAATCGATTGTTAGCTTGGAGAAGTTCAATTGGTTATGTTTCTCAGGACCCTTTTCTGTTTCATACGAGCATTCGCGAAAATTTGCGCCTGGTTGACCCCAATGCCAGTGAGGAACAGATGTGGCATGCCTTACAGTTCTCTTCGTCTGCAGGGTTTGTCCGCAAACTTCCACAGGGATTGGATACCATTATCGGTGATCGGGGCATCCGCTTGTCCGGCGGTGAACGTCAGCGATTGGTGCTTGCCCGCGCCATGCTTCGGAACCCTTCTGTATTGGTATTGGATGAGGCGACAAGTGCGCTGGATAGTGAGAATGAACAGCATATTCATGAGGCCCTTGAGCGCCTGAAAGGGCACGTTACCGTAATTGTTATCGCACACCGTTTATCCACCATTCGAACAGCAGATCGAGTGATTGTATTGGATGAGGGCCGAGTTATCCAACAGGGGGGCTTTCAGCAATTATCAACGGACCCGGTGGGCACGTTCAGTAAACTGTTGAATATGCAAGCTGGCGTTGTGGGGCAATGA
- the cysC gene encoding adenylyl-sulfate kinase has protein sequence MSKEERNITWQQSSLNRQDREKLNGHRSRALWFTGLSGAGKSSLAFALEQYLYEKGIHCYVLDGDNVRHGLNRDLGFTAEDRQENLRRIGEVSKLMVDAGVFVLSAFISPDAQDRNMVRQLFEADDFIEIYVRCSIEECERRDPKGLYKKARSGAIPHFTGISAPYDIPEDPTLIIDTEELSIEEAVHKIVQHLERIGAFHLSQPIGNAIVH, from the coding sequence ATGTCAAAGGAAGAACGTAATATTACCTGGCAGCAATCCAGCTTAAACAGACAGGACAGGGAGAAACTTAACGGTCATCGCAGTCGTGCCTTATGGTTCACTGGCTTATCAGGTGCAGGCAAATCCTCGCTTGCATTTGCCCTGGAGCAGTATCTCTATGAAAAAGGGATTCATTGTTATGTGCTGGATGGGGATAACGTCCGTCATGGACTGAATCGGGACCTTGGCTTCACGGCTGAGGATCGGCAAGAAAATCTGCGCCGGATTGGTGAAGTTTCCAAGTTGATGGTAGATGCCGGCGTATTTGTTCTTTCCGCCTTTATCTCCCCTGACGCACAAGATCGAAATATGGTTAGACAGCTCTTTGAAGCTGATGATTTCATTGAAATCTATGTGCGTTGTTCGATTGAAGAATGCGAACGGCGTGATCCAAAAGGACTTTACAAAAAGGCGCGCAGCGGTGCCATTCCACATTTCACAGGGATTTCTGCCCCTTACGATATTCCGGAAGATCCTACACTGATCATTGATACTGAAGAGCTGTCCATCGAAGAAGCCGTGCATAAAATCGTACAGCATCTGGAACGTATCGGTGCATTTCATCTTTCACAACCAATTGGTAATGCCATCGTTCATTAA
- the pdaA gene encoding delta-lactam-biosynthetic de-N-acetylase — protein sequence MKRMVLYMLLAIMTFGVLPAHTEASPINGAYHFGFKKSQNGQLPSIDQEGFKEILQHNDAIFLGDTKQKELYLTFDNGYENGFTPAILDVLRDKKVPAAFFVTGHYLKDQPELVKRMAAEGHIVGNHSWSHPDMTRVSNEKIRTELDQVRSEVNRLTGQQATFLRPPRGIFNNRTLAESHAQGYVSVFWSVAYKDWDTKVQRGTEYARQQVLKQLHPGAVILLHSVSKDNTEALASIIDEARKQGYAFKSLNDLKTKTY from the coding sequence ATGAAGCGAATGGTTCTTTACATGCTGCTGGCTATAATGACTTTCGGTGTACTACCGGCACATACTGAAGCATCGCCAATAAACGGAGCTTATCACTTTGGTTTCAAAAAAAGCCAAAACGGCCAGCTGCCTTCCATTGATCAGGAAGGATTTAAGGAGATTTTGCAGCATAACGATGCCATCTTCCTGGGGGATACGAAACAGAAAGAACTGTATCTTACGTTTGATAACGGTTATGAAAATGGGTTTACACCAGCTATCTTGGATGTTCTGCGTGATAAGAAAGTGCCAGCTGCTTTTTTTGTCACCGGACATTATTTGAAAGATCAGCCTGAATTGGTGAAGCGAATGGCAGCAGAGGGACATATTGTGGGTAACCACTCCTGGAGCCATCCCGATATGACCCGGGTTTCCAATGAAAAAATAAGAACAGAGCTCGATCAGGTACGGTCTGAAGTCAACCGGTTGACTGGACAGCAAGCGACCTTCTTGCGACCGCCACGTGGAATCTTCAACAACCGGACGCTAGCAGAAAGCCATGCACAAGGTTACGTTAGTGTGTTTTGGTCCGTTGCTTACAAAGATTGGGATACCAAAGTGCAACGAGGGACAGAATATGCACGTCAGCAAGTCCTGAAACAACTGCATCCGGGAGCTGTGATTCTGCTTCACTCTGTGTCGAAAGATAACACGGAGGCGCTGGCCTCCATAATTGATGAAGCGCGTAAGCAAGGATATGCGTTCAAAAGTTTGAATGACCTGAAAACAAAAACTTATTAA
- a CDS encoding DegV family protein, with the protein MSRIKIFTDSTSDLAPAWIQQHDIGIIPLYVVFGEESLKDGAEIKPEQLYERVSRDGRLPKTAAPSPADFMTAFQPYIEQGYDILYISLSSELSSTYQNARLASSEFPEGRISVVDSLNLSSGIGLMVMKAVHAAEQGQSLTEITHLVEAIKPNVRTEFVIDTLEYLYKGGRCSGMQNLIGSLLKIRPVIRVTDGKMSPAYKVRGKREKALEQMLQNTLNHKEQIDRDLVIVVHTMAEEDALDLQKSLQEQTGARVELTTAGCVICSHCGPKTIGIIYNTVL; encoded by the coding sequence ATGTCACGAATTAAAATTTTCACGGACAGCACAAGTGATCTGGCCCCAGCATGGATCCAGCAGCACGATATTGGTATCATCCCTTTATATGTCGTGTTTGGTGAGGAATCACTAAAGGACGGTGCTGAAATTAAGCCGGAGCAGCTCTATGAACGTGTAAGCAGGGATGGGCGTTTGCCCAAAACGGCAGCGCCTTCACCTGCTGATTTCATGACGGCATTTCAACCTTACATAGAACAAGGGTATGATATCTTGTATATCAGCCTGTCCTCTGAACTTTCATCAACTTACCAAAATGCAAGATTGGCCAGTTCCGAGTTTCCGGAAGGTCGCATCTCTGTCGTGGATTCTTTGAATCTTTCTTCCGGGATTGGCCTGATGGTCATGAAGGCAGTTCATGCAGCTGAACAAGGACAGAGCCTGACGGAGATTACACATCTCGTTGAAGCCATAAAACCGAATGTGCGAACTGAATTTGTCATTGATACGTTGGAGTATCTGTACAAAGGTGGACGCTGCTCCGGCATGCAAAATCTGATTGGCAGTCTGCTAAAAATCCGCCCCGTTATTCGGGTAACCGATGGAAAGATGTCACCTGCATACAAAGTCCGTGGCAAACGGGAAAAAGCGCTGGAACAAATGCTGCAAAACACGCTTAACCATAAGGAACAGATCGACCGCGACCTCGTTATCGTTGTGCATACGATGGCCGAGGAAGATGCGCTTGATTTACAAAAATCACTGCAAGAGCAGACCGGTGCACGAGTGGAATTGACTACGGCTGGTTGCGTAATATGCAGTCATTGTGGTCCCAAAACGATCGGTATCATTTACAACACGGTTCTATAA
- a CDS encoding DUF423 domain-containing protein encodes MQRKWMMLGAVLTMLSVAIGAFGAHMLKERIGADAIAVYETGVQYHMIHAIALLIIGLTAGQLGPSTKLKWAARLLFTGIIIFSGSLYVLSISGIKMLGAITPIGGVAFIVGWLLFAMDVWERGKDRS; translated from the coding sequence ATGCAACGGAAATGGATGATGCTTGGTGCTGTACTTACAATGCTTTCTGTAGCCATTGGTGCGTTTGGTGCACACATGCTCAAGGAAAGAATTGGTGCAGACGCTATAGCCGTGTATGAAACCGGAGTGCAGTACCACATGATACATGCAATCGCACTGCTGATTATTGGTCTCACAGCGGGTCAGCTCGGACCGTCCACCAAGCTCAAGTGGGCAGCACGCCTGTTGTTTACAGGAATTATCATATTCTCGGGCAGTCTGTATGTACTGAGTATTTCAGGTATTAAAATGTTGGGAGCCATCACGCCAATTGGCGGGGTTGCCTTTATTGTCGGGTGGTTGTTATTCGCAATGGACGTATGGGAGCGGGGGAAAGATCGCTCTTAA
- a CDS encoding YunC family protein, with the protein MVTMEPIVVGEHVLVGVEVKLPKTTLLTINTSKGYIMCGALDVGLLNEKLGDRKIIAARAVGVRTLEQLLHAPMESVTTEAEAMGITVGMTGVEALLKMI; encoded by the coding sequence ATGGTGACGATGGAGCCGATTGTGGTTGGGGAGCATGTGTTGGTCGGGGTAGAGGTGAAGCTGCCCAAAACGACATTACTGACGATTAATACATCCAAAGGATATATCATGTGCGGAGCACTCGATGTGGGATTACTTAATGAGAAGCTTGGGGATCGCAAAATTATTGCAGCTCGGGCAGTTGGCGTGCGCACATTGGAACAGCTGCTGCATGCACCTATGGAGTCGGTGACCACGGAAGCCGAGGCTATGGGCATTACGGTTGGCATGACGGGTGTAGAAGCATTGCTCAAGATGATCTAA